One part of the Silene latifolia isolate original U9 population unplaced genomic scaffold, ASM4854445v1 scaffold_112, whole genome shotgun sequence genome encodes these proteins:
- the LOC141637428 gene encoding uncharacterized protein LOC141637428, whose protein sequence is MVARALTRKGTTLVKLAKMVQWRIWVWFMDWHLGLFCIFRQTRRGVYDAAIPHFELELCTEKEGPGILKISEGLISYTQQMLDEDREIWITFVLKHTQVEEEDATGVDQRELDFIYYCNFF, encoded by the exons ATGGTAGCCAGGGCTTTGACAAGGAAAGGAACTACATTGGTGAAGTTGGCAAAG ATGGTGCAGTGGAGAATTTGGGTATGGTTTATGGATTGGCATCTTGGTCTCTTCTGTATTTTTCGTCAG ACGAGGCGTGGAGTTTACGATGCAGCTATTCCCCACTTTGAGTTAGAGTTATGTACTGAGAAGGAAGGACCAGG tatTTTGAAGATTTCCGAAGGACTTATAAGTTATACCCAACAAATGCTTGACGAGGATAGGGAAATATGGATTACATTTGTTCTCAAACACACACAAGTAGAGGAAGAAGATGCTACAGGGGTTGATCAAAGAGAGTTagattttatttattattgcaattttttttga
- the LOC141637443 gene encoding uncharacterized protein LOC141637443 — protein sequence MDFNDPNFLQNLQEALKNINFTLGQRMQPRREPVKYMDEFKINELPEFVGGTDPEEYFEWERQMERMFDFKDIDDEKRCKYAILKLRKNASLWYESLKAARAREGKEKLASWESLKRKLRKRFVPKTHKIDLYRKLAELMQGSLSIADYIAEFERITLMSEVEEIEEQKMARFFRGLNLNIAHAVEMHPYSSFDMLCDLCIKAEGQNKTKRAYVSNSSKVNPWSKPDLSKNMGASSSSSSKPLFQRTPIAQTVPKTVQTPKEKSLATVRCFKCQGFGHFQNACPNKRNITLREAVDVRDELFEEDNEDGLFLLNEAEEGEVDFEPYEPPMYDTNLVLRRSLQANTEPITTEQRDQIFHTKCQVKDKWCSVIIDGGSCTNVASTEMVEKLALVTMVHPKPYNLHWLDDGSKVKVTRQVRVGFTMGSYKDEVLCDVIPMDACHILLGRPWQFDRNVNHNGRSNEYSLLVNGKKIVLRPMSPEAIRAMHAKKGKKPSLSMFASEREVEQAIDDGETVYALVSSESPTKTITTSHEDGILKELLHEFKDVFPEDVPPGLPPIRGIEHQIDLVPGAPLPNKAAYRSNPEETKELQRQIEELMERGYVRESMSPCAVPALLVPKKDGTWRMCIDSRAVNNITIKYRFPIPRLNDMLDELHGSVIFSKIDLRSGYHQIRMREGDEWKTAFKTKHGLYEWLVMPFGLTNAPNNVVFLGYVVSKDGVSVDQTKIEAIRSWPSPKTVTEVRSFHGLASFYRRFIRDFSTVTSPITECMKKGTFHWSEAAQGAFETIKRKLCEAPVLALPDFSQPFEVECDASGVGIGVVLIQNKRPIAYFSEKLGGARLNYSTYDKEFYAIVRALNHWSHYLRPSHFILHSDHESLKHIHGQQKLNPRHAKWVEFLQSFYFSSKYKDGKSNVVADALSRRYSLLSTLEVRLLGFETLKDYYIEDIDFGKIYKECQDGSFKEFVIQDGFLFKGNLLCVPKHSVRELLVREAHGGGLAGHFGVQK from the exons ATGGATTTTAATGAtccaaattttcttcaaaatctcCAAGAGGCTTTAAAGAACATCAACTTTACCCTAGGACAACGTATGCAACCACGGAGAGAACCGGTCAAGTACATGGATGAGTTCAAAATCAATGAACTTCCAGAGTTTGTTGGTGGCACGGATCCCGAGGAATATTTTGAATGGGAAAGACAGATGGAGAGGATGTTCGACTTCAAGGACATTGATGATGAGAAGCGTTGCAAATATGCAATCTTGAAGCTACGCAAGAATGCATCTTTATGGTATGAAAGTTTGAAGGCTGCTAGGGCACGTGAAGGGAAGGAAAAGCTAGCTTCATGGGAGTCTTTAAAACGTAAGCTACGAAAGAGGTTTGTTCCCAAAACTCATAAGATTGATTTATATCGTAAATTGGCTGAATTAATGCAAGGGAGCTTGAGTATTGCCGATTATATTGCCGAATTTGAAAGAATAACCCTTATGAGTGAAGTAGAGGAGATTGAGGAACAAAAGATGGCTCGTTTCTTTCGAGGGTTAAACCTTAATATTGCTCATGCGGTCGAGATGCACCCTTATTCTTCTTTCGATATGTTATGTGATCTTTGTATCAAGGCGGAAGGGCAAAATAAGACTAAACGTGCTTATGTGAGTAACTCATCGAAAGTTAATCCTTGGAGTAAACCTGATTTGTCTAAGAATATGGGAGCTAGTTCGAGTTCTAGTTCGAAACCTCTGTTCCAAAGAACACCGATTGCTCAAACAGTCCCTAAGACTGTTCAGACGCCTAAGGAAAAGAGTTTGGCTACTGTTCGTTGTTTTAAGTGTCAAGGTTTTGGACACTTTCAGAATGCTTGTCCTAACAAACGAAATATCACATTGCGAGAGGCCGTGGATGTTCGTGATGAGTTATTTGAAGAAGACAACGAAGATGGGTTGTTTCTATTGAATGAAGCCGAGGAGGGAGAGGTGGATTTTGAGCCTTATGAACCACCTATGTATGATACTAATCTTGTTCTACGACGTTCTTTGCAAGCTAATACAGAGCCTATTACAACGGAGCAACGAGACCAGATTTTTCATACAAAGTGTCAAGTGAAAGACAAGTGGTGTAGTGTGATTATTGACGGAGGAAGTTGCACGAATGTGGCTTCAACGGAGATGGTAGAAAAATTGGCACTCGTTACTATGGTACATCCTAAACCGTATAATTTACATTGGCTTGATGATGGTAGCAAGGTGAAGGTTACAAGGCAGGTACGTGTTGGTTTTACAATGGGTTCTTACAAGGACGAGGTGCTTTGTGATGTTATtcctatggatgcttgtcatattcTCTTAGGACGTCCTTGGCAATTTGATCGTAATGTTAATCACAATGGAAGAAGTAATGAATATTCTTTATTGGTGAATGGCAAGAAGATAGTATTGCGTCCTATGTCCCCGGAAGCAATTCGAGCTATGCAcgcaaagaagggtaagaaaccaaGTTTGTCTATGTTTGCTAGTGAACGAGAGGTGGAGCAAGCTATTGATGATGGTGAAACAGTATATGCATTGGTCTCAAGTGAGAGTCCTACAAAGACCATCACAACGAGTCATGAAGACGGAATACTTAAAGAACTATTGCACGAGTTTAAGGATGTCTTCCCCGAAGATGTACCACCGGGTTTGCCTCCTATTCGTGGAATTGAGCATCAAATTGATCTCGTACCAGGTGCACCACTTCCTAACAAGGCCGCTTATCGTAGTAATCCCGAGGAGACCAAGGAGTTACAACGTCAAATTGAAGAACTCATGGAGCGTGGCTATGTTCGTGAGAGTATGAGTCCTTGTGCCGTTCCCGCATTGCTTGTACCAAAAAAGGATGGAACGTGGAGGATGTGCATCGATAGTAGAGCGGTAAATAATATCACTATCAAATATCGCTTTCCTATTCCAAGACTTAATGATATGTTAGATGAGCTTCATGGTTCGGTCATATTTTCAAAAATCGATTTGAGAAGTGGTTATCATCAGATTCGAATGCGTGAAGGTGATGAATGGAAGACCGCGTTCAAAACAAAGCATGGTTTATATGAGTGGTTGGTAATGCCATTCGGTCTCACTAATGCCCCAA ATAACGTGGTGTTCTTGGGTTATGTTGTCTCGAAAGATGGAGTATCGGTTGATCAAACAAAGATAGAGGCTATTCGTTCTTGGCCAAGTCCTAAAACAGTAACCGAGGTTAGATCTTTTCATGGACTTGCTTCCTTCTATCGACGTTTTATTCGTGATTTTAGTACCGTTACTAGTCCTATTAcggagtgtatgaagaaaggcaCATTCCATTGGAGCGAGGCTGCCCAAGGGGCGTTTGAAACAATTAAAAGGAAGCTATGTGAAGCTCCCGTGTTAGCATTACCCGACTTCTCACAACCTTTCGAAGTCGAATGCGATGCTAGTGGTGTAGGGATTGGAGTTGTTCTTATTCAAAATAAGCGACCCATTGCTTATTTCTCGGAGAAGTTAGGAGGAGCTCGACTTAATTATTCAACCtatgacaaggaattttatgCTATTGTTAGGGCTCTTaatcattggagtcattatcttCGTCCTAGTCACTTTATTTTACACTCGGATCATGaatcattaaaacatatacatggGCAACAAAAGTTGAATCCGAGGCATGCTAAGTGGGTTGAATTCCTACAATCATTTTATTTTTCATCGAAGTATAAGGATGGTAAGAGTAACGTTGTGGCAGATGCTCTTTCACGCCGTTATTCATTATTATCTACACTTGAAGTTCGTTTGCTAGGTTTTGAGACCTTGAAAGATTACTATATTGAAGATATTGATTTTGGAAAGATTTACAAGGAATGTCAAGATGGTTCATTCAAAGAATTCGTGATTCAAGACGGATTCCTCTTCAAAGGTAATCTTCTTTGTGTACCTAAGCATTCGGTTCGTGAATTATTGGTGCGTGAAGCACATGGAGGTGGGTTAGCTGGTCATTTTGGTGTGCAAAAGTGA